GGGCCGCTGGACATCTACAGCGAGGTGGCGCTGAAGAAGCGCACGGACCGGCCGCTGTACCGCATCCCGGCGGGGACGACGCTCGAGGACATCGCGCAGGGCGGCGTGCAGGTCGAGTCGTACGTGCCCGAGGGCCTCACGCCGCAAGTGACGGCCGGCGCGACGTACAGCTTCTCCTACGGCGACAATGACCTGGCGGTGCTGGGCGTGGAGTACTTCTACAACTCGACGGGCTATACGAGCTCGTTCGGGTACCCGTACCTCATCCTGAAAGACGCCTTCAATCCGCTCTACCTGGGGCGGCATTACGGCGCCGCCTACGTGTTCCTGGACCGGCCCGGTCCCCTGGAGCGGACGTCCTTCAACCTGTTCACGCTGGGGAACCTGTCGGACCGCTCCTTCACCTCGCGGCTCAACGTGACGCACCGGGCGCTGACGTACCTCACGGTGGAGGCGTACGGATCCATGAGCTACGGTCGGCGCGGCGGTGAGTTCCGGCTCGCCATCGACGTTCCGGAGGGGCTCGTGGTGGATGGGCAGGAGATTCCGGCCTTCAACGTCCCCGCTCCGACGTTCCAGTTGGGCGCGGGCCTCCGGCTCAATCTCTGATTCACGCGGGATGTCGTGCGGTTTGGAGGGCCGTGCTCCCGGGTTTCGTGGGGCGCGGCCCTTTGTCTTGGGGCAGGCGGGCAGGCGGCCTTGGGATGCCCGGTCTGCGAGCAGCCCTTCGGGCGCCGTCGCGGCCGTTGGGGTGTGCACGTCCGGGCGAGTGGGCAGATTTTTCCCATGCCCCTCTGGATTGCCATCGCCGCTGGGTTGAGCCTCGGCCAGACGCCGAGCGCTCCAGTGCTCATTCCGCCCGAGGATCCGTCCATCCGGGACCCCGCCGCCGCGGCGCTCCAGGATGCGAACCAACAGGCCGCTGAGGAGATTGACGGCCTGCGGCCGCCGCAGGGGTACGTGTATGAATCCACGGAGGAATCGTCGCCGGCCAGCTTCGTGCTGACGCCTGTGCTACCGGATGGTTCGACGCCTCCGACGACGGGCGAAGTGGCCCTCGACGAAGCGGCGCAGCAATACCAGCCGGTGCCCTCCCCTCTGGAGGACCTGCAACAACAGCAGGCCGCCACCGGTGGCAGTGGCGCGGCTTCCGGTGAGGGTACCGAGGCCGGCGGACTGAATGGTGCGACGGGCCAGCAGGACTTGAGCGGTACCGGGACGGATGCATCGGGCAGCTTCGGGCAGCAGGACCAGAGTGGCTCGGGCACCGGGTACACGGGCACGGTGCAGCAACAGGACCTCAGTGGCGCGGGCACCGGTTACATCGGCACGGTGGAGCAGCAGAACCTGAGCGGAACGAGCACCGGCGACATGGGCACGGTGCAGCAGCAGGACCTCAGTGGCTCGGGCACCGGCAACATGGGCGCGATGCAGCAGCAGAACCTGAGCGGCTCGGGCACTGGTGGCTCGGGCAGCATCGGCCAGCAGGACCTCAGCGGAACCGGCGCCGGCAACATGGGCGCAGTGCAGCAGCAGGACCTCAGTGGCTCGGGCACTGGTGGCTCGGGAAGCATCGGCCAGCAGGACCTCAGCGGCACGGGGACCGGCACTGGCACCGTCGGTCAGCAAGACATGAGCGGCACCGGCAGTTTCGGAACCACCGGCCAACAGGACCTCAGCGGCATGGGGACCGGCACTCCCAGTCAGCAGGCCCCCAGTGGAGCCGGTGGCTCCAGCAACCTCGGGCAGCAAGACCTCAGCGGCACGGGTGGCGCTGGCTCCACCGGGCAACAGGACCTCAGCGGAACAGAGACCGGAACCACCGGCCAGCAGGACCTCAGCGGCACGGGGACCGGAACCACCGGTCAGCAGGACCTCAGCGGCCCGGGCACGCTGGGCGCGCAGCAGGGCAGCGGCGGCACGGGCACGCTGGGCGCGCAGCAGGGCACCGGCGGCGCGGGGACGACGGGCACCACACCGCCCACCGTGACGCCGGGCTCCACCAGCGCCGCCCCCACGCCCGCCTTCATCGGGCGTTCGGACCCCATCGGCCGCTCCGAGCCCATTGGCCGTTCGGACCCCATCGGCCGCTCCGAGCCCATCGGCTATCCCTCCACCGTGGCGCCCGCGAACAACACCGCCACGGGCGGCTCGGGTAACGCCGGCCAGCCCGCGAAGGCGCCCACGCCCGAGCAGCAGCAACTCCAGCAGATGCGCCAGCGCATGAACCAACTCGAAACGCAGCTCAACGAGCGCGACGCCGACCTCACCGTGCGCAACCAGGCCGTGCAACTCCAGGTGGACACCCTCGGTGACCGCGCCGTCGACGCGGAGTCCGCCCGCCAGCAACGGCTGTCCCAGATTCAGGCCGCCGGCCAGTGGATGCTCGCGGCCGATACGGCGCTCGAACAGGGCGAAACGAACGTCGACAACGCGCTCGACATCGCCGACAGCGCCTTCGTCGACGTGCGTGACAGCGCCACCCAGGACGGTCAGGGCGCCGTCGTCGTCCACGCGGAGCGCCTGCGCGCGCTCCTCAACCTCGCCCGGAACGCCGCGTACAACCAGGACATCTACGGCGCACGGCTCGCGCTGCAGGACGCGGGCGTCGAGCTCAGCCTCGCTCGGGCCGCCAACCTGGAACGCTCTGGAACGGGGAACGTCCTGCTCAATCCGTGAAGGACGGCGTCGACGCCACGGGGGGACTCTGCGGGCGGGAGATGAGGTAGCCCTGCACGAAGTCCACCCCGTGCGCGCGCACCCAGCGCAGCTCCTCGTGCGTCTCGATGCCCTCCGCCACCGTGCGAATCCCCAGCGTCCGAGCAATCTCCAGGAGCTTCTCCACGATGGACCCCTTGTACGGGTCCAGATGGACGTCGCGCACCAGCTCCATGTCCAGCTTGATGATGTCCGGACGCAGCCGGTGGATGAGGTTCAGCGACGAGAAGCCCGCGCCCAAATCGTCCAACGCCACCTGGAAACCCGACCGGCGATAGAAGTCGACGATGCCGCGCAGGTGCTCGGCGTCCGCCGTCTGGTCCGTCTCGATGATTTCGAACACCACCCGCTCGGGTGGAATCCGCGCCGCCTGAATGGCCTCCACCGTGGAGCGCAGGCAGAAGTTCGCGTCGTAGATGGCCGTGGGCGTGAAGTTGATGAAGAGGTGCGTGTCCAGCCCGTGCGTCACCGCTTCGCGGATGGCCGTGGTGCGCGCGGCCAGGTCCAACTGGAAGAGCAGGTCCGCATCGCGCGCGGTCTGCATCATCCGCCCGGGCGGCACCAGCGCGCCGTCCGGCTCCCGGCCCCGCATCAACGCCTCGTACGCGAAGATGCGGCCGGTGTCCTGCGCATGGACAATGGGCTGGAAGTGCGTGGTGAGCCGCTGTTCGGCCAGCAGGTCCACCAACCACCCGGCGCGCGTGCGCGTGACGAACCGCTGGAGCGCCCCCACGCGGGGGTAGTCCGCGAGGCCGGGCTCCGCCTCGCCCACCATGAACAGCGCCCGGGTGGCCCGCGCCTCTTCCTGAGACAGCGCGGCCACCAGGTTCGACACCAGGGCCGACAGCGCCCCCTCGGGGACCCACACCACGACGCACCGGGCCTCGGCACGCACCTGAACCTCGTGCCGAGCCTCTCGGAGACAGGACACCAACCGGCCCTGGCTGTGCCCCACCGGGCTCCACAAGAACAGGCGCCCGGCCCCCTCCAGGGAGGACGGAAGCGCCTGACACCTGTCACAGCCCCGCGCGGGGGAGTCGCTCATCACGCCCCCTACTCTACCGTGTCGCGGAAGATGAGCAGCCCCCGTGAGGAGTCCGTCGCATAGATGTAGCCATCACCCGGCACGGAGACCTTGTTCAGGCCCTCGAGGAACACGACGCCGTGGCCAGCGTCCGTTTCGCGCCAGGTGTTGTAGTAGCCCACCTGCCGCGGCTCGCCCGGCACGCTCACATCGACGACCCGCAGGCCGTCCTGGCCGTAGGCCAGATAGACCCTGTTGCCGGAGAGCGCCACGTCGCGGACGGAGACATCCGGCCGCATCCGGAACTCGCCCACCCGGGACACCGTCGCCGGCGCGCCCACGTCGAGCAGGCTCAGGTGCGCGCCCCAGTCCTCGCCCACGTCGAACGCCAGCGTCCGGCCCGCCACCTGCCCCACCGCCGTGGCGCGCGAGGCGGAGCTGGCGAAGCGGCCCAGCAGCTTCGGGCGCGCCGGCGTGGTGACGTCCGACACCGACATGCCGAAGGACCAGTTGCTCACGTAGAGCCGGCCACCTTGCGCCGTCACGCTCAGCGGGACTTCACCGGCCAGCGGTTCGGTGCCTTCCACGAAGTACCGCGTGAGCTGCTTCGGATCCGCGGGCGTGGCGATGTCGTAGACGTACACCTCCGAGTTGGGCGCCGGAGACGCCGCGTACAGGACGTTGCCGTCCATCGAGAGGGAGGTCACCTCCACCACGGACTCGGGCACCGAACGCAGTTGCATCGGCTTGGTGGGGTTGGAGAGGTCGAACACGACCGTGCCGTTGCGCCGGCTGCCCACGTAGAGCGTCTGCCCGTTCAGGAGCGAGGTCGAGTAGTAGTCCGAGGAGGGCTGATGCTGCGCCACCTTGCGCGGCTGCGAGGGGTCGCTCACGTCGTAGATTTCGAAGCCCTTGGCGCCCAGCGTCACGATGGCCAGTCCATTGGACACCGAGACGTTCGTGGCCATGACGCCGGGCATGGCCACCTCGCTGATGAGCTCCACGCCCGTGGCATCGGCCTCCCCCGCCCGGCGCACCGTCCGGACGGCCTCGAAGGTGCCTCGCATGTCCAGGTTCCCGTTGGCGCAGCGACGGAAGATGCCCGTCATCTGCCCGGGCCCGGTCGAACCACACCCGGCGACGGCGAAGCGAACCGTGATGCCGCTGGTGTTCTGGAACTCGCTGGCCATGAAGAACGACTCGGGCGTGCTCTGGCGCTCCGTGGCGTTGAAGCCCATCAGCATCGGGGTGGTGCTGCCGCCTCCCGACAACCTCATGGCAGCCGCGGCACCGCCGCCGTCGTTCAGGTTGATGTTGAGATTCCAGATGCCCTCGGGTTGTACGCCCGCGAGGCTTGAAAGCTGGCAGGCCGACAAATCGATGGCCTCGAGCTGACATTCCGCTTTGGGTTCGGACGAATTGCCGTTGCCGCAAGCGGTGGCGAGCGCCAGGGTGCTGGTGACTGCGAGGAGGCGTTTCATGCCCCCATGCATATCATCCGGCGCCAGCACCCGACGAACCGCTACGCTCCTCCGTGCCCCAAGGAAGCGAAGCCCACCGCCCGTCAAGTAAACGGAAAGAAATACTCGGGCAGCTTGTATACCCGGGTCCCTGGGAGGCAGCCTCCCAGGCAGGTGTAGTCTCGCCGGTACCCCACCCACAGAGGTGCCTTCAGTGAACCCCCGTCCCCTCGCCGCAGCCCTGGTCGTCCTGTTTCTCCCGGGGCTCGCGCTTGCCCAGTTCTACGTCGTGCCCCGGAGGCCCGGGAAAACGCCGGTGAACAGCTACGAGTTCGAGTGGCGACACGCGGACATCCTCGTCGGTCCCGGCGCCACGGGTCTGGCCGAGCCCCCGGACCGGACGGCCCATGAGAATCCGCCGGAGACGCCCGGGGGCGCCAACCCTGGGGCGCCCACGACCTCACCGGAGGAGGGCAACCCGGTGGGACTGCCGCCCGGCCCTGCGCCGGAGACGACGCAGATCACCCCCCGGCCCGAGTCACGAACGGACCTGCCCGGCAGCCCGCCGGTGGCGGACGCCCAGGACACCGACGGCGGCGTCCCCGTGGTGGTGCCGCTCCTGCCGGCCGGTGAAGACGGCGGCACGGAGGATGCGGGCGCCCTGGTGATGATGGTGGACGGGGGCACGGACGGCGGCTCGGTCGCGGCGGCGGGCACGGACGGCGGGACGCCGGATGCCGGCAACTACCTGATGGCCAGCGAGTCCGATGACGGCGGCACGCTCCTGGGCGGCGGCCAGTCGGTGTTCTCCGGCGCCGACGCCGGGTTCAACTACACGTACGCGAAGTCCCTGGGGGACAAGACGGGCGGCGTGCGCTTCTACTTCTATGAGCGGGAGCGCATGGTCGCCGAGCGCGCCGCGCCGCTCATCGAGGAGGCCTACCGCTACCTGGTGGACCAGTTCAAATACGTCCCCACCAAGACGTTCCCGTACATCCTCTACAGCAGCTACCAGGAGTTCCTGCAGACCAACCTCTTCGCCGTGTCCGAGGGCACGCTCGGTCTCACCAGCACCGGCGAGGACTTGAAGCTGACGCTGCCGTACCTGGGTGACCACCGCCTCTTCGAGGAGGTCAGCACCCACGAGCTCGCGCACCAGTTCACCATCCAGAAGGTCCGCACCGTCGCCGAGCAGGCGAAGATGTTCGGCGACCCGCTCCAGGCGATTCCCCTGTGGTTCATCGAAGGTCTCGCTGAGTTCTACGCCAAGCGGGGCATGGACCCGGAAGCGGAGATGCTGGTGCGGGACCTCTTGGTGAACCCGGACCTCTTCAAGGGCTACGCGTTCCTCGACTTCTTCTCCCCCGGGCCCTACGGCTACCTGTGGATCTACAAGGTGGGCCAGGTCCGCGTGTCCTTCCTGGAGGAGGAGTACGGCACCGGCTTCATCCAGCGCGTGTTGGAGGAGTCGCCCCGGCTGACGGGCGGCTCGCGCGACTCACCGGCGCTGAAGTTCGAGGACCTGCTGGAGCGACTCACCGGTGACAACCCGAAGCGCATCTCCGCGCGGTTCGAGAACTGGCTGAAGCGCCGGGCCTTCAAGACGTACCTCGCCTCGGAGCAGTCCTCGCCGGCGTTGGACCTGCTCGACAAGGCGCCGGGCTACACCACCGCCATGACCTCGTCGCCGAACGGCAACGTGCTGGCGCTGCGCACCATCGTCCCGGAGACGGGCGAAAGCCGGCTGTACCTCATGGACCCGCGCATGCCGGACAAGACGGCGAAGGTGACGGGTGACGGCGTGCCGGGCGTGGAGTCGCTGCACCCCATCTCCAACCGCAGCTTCTCGCTGACGAACGACAAGCTGGCCTTCGTCGCCGAAATGACCGGGCGCGACGTCATCTACGTGCAGGACTACACGCACAAGGTGGAGCGGCGTGGCGCGGACGTGCTGGTGCGCCGCAACCCCATTCGCACCGGCATCGACCGGGAAGTGGGGCTGTCGGTGGAGCTGGACGTGGGCGGCCGCACCGCGTACCGCATCGACCGGCACGGCCTCTTGGCGGCGTACTCGCCGGCCTTCTCGCCGGACGGCCGCTGGGTGGCCTTCATCGGCATCAACGACGCGGGTCTTCGGGACATCTACGCCATCGACACGCAGGCGGGCGCGGACGCCAAGCCCCTGCAGCTCACCGACGACGTGTTCTCCGAGCGCGAGGTGACGTGGGGTCCCTCCGGCATCATCTTCACGTCGGACGCGACGTCCCACCGGCAGTTCAACCTCTTCCGCGTGCGCCCGGACGCGCCCCGGCAGGTGGAGCGCCTCACCAGCGAGGAGCGGGACCACACGGCCCCGCTGGCCCTGGCGGACGGGCGCATCTTCTTCACCGCGTTCCACAACAGCAGCTCCGACCTGCACGAGCTGACGAAGGACGGCCGCATCGTGCGGCGCACGGACCTGACGACGGGCCTGTTCGAGCCCGGCCCCGGTCCGGACGGGAGCCTGTGGGTGCTGTTCCACGTCTCCGGTGAGCGGCGCCCCGCGGTGATTCGGCCGCCGAAGATGCTGGCGCTGGACGTGCCCGTGGAGCCGCCGCCGGAGCCGCCCAGTCCCCTGGCGGTGCGCCCGCTCACGGACGCCACGGCCTACGAGCCCTTCACGCGGCAGAACCTGGAGTTCGGTCCCTTCTTCGGCTTCGCGGGCGCGGGCGGCGGCGGCTTCGTGGGCCAGCTCTTCGCGGCGGCCAGTGACCGCATGAAGGACCACCAGTTCCTGCTCACCCTGGCGGTGTACGGCAGCTTCGATTTGACGGACGGCTTCCTGCTCTACATCAACGACAAGGGCCGGTCGACGTGGGGCGGCGGCCTCTTCCAGTCGCTGCGCTTCCGCGTGGACCGCACTTTCGAGAACGAGGGGCAAGCCAGCCAGGCCTTCTTCACGTCCGGCGAGCGGTTCTTCGGCGTGCTCGGCAGCCTGCGCTACCCGCTGAGCACCTTCTTCTTCGTGCAGGGCGACTTGTCCGTGGGTGGCACCAAGTACTTCCTGGATGACTTCACTGAGTTCGAGCTCTTCTTCCCGGAGCGCAACGCCGCCAACATGGAGCTGCTGACCCCGTGGAACGCGCGCAACCGCGCCATCCGCTTCCAGACGGAGGTGAGCGGGACGATTGGCTACGACACCCTGAAGTACCACTACGCCACCGGCCCGCTGTCGGGCAGCGCGGCCATGCTGGAGACCACGGTGGGCGTGCAGCCCTTCAACAACGAGGCCTACGGCAACGTCCGCGTCGACGCGGAGCGCTACTTCCCCATCTACGGCCGCGCCAACGTCTTCATCCGTGGCGGTCTGGGCACCACGCTGGGCGGCCGGTATGCGCGGTCCTACTTCCTGTCCTCGTTCGACACGCTGCGCGGCGTGAACTTCGGTGACATCAACTGGCTGCTCGGCCGGCACTACGTCTACTCCACGCTGGAGGTGCAGTTGCCGCTCAACGACATCATCCGGGTGGCCTTCCTCAGCGACATGGAGGCGATTGCCGGCATCGACGCGGGCGGCGTGGGCGAGGGCCGCGATGACCTGTGGAACCACCGCGTGGTCAACGCCGTGGCGGGCGTCAACCTGGCGCTGGGGCCCCTGCTGTTGCGGCTGCACTTCGCGCGGCCGCTCGACGTCGGCGCCGCGGCCGGGAGGCCGGACCCGGGCTGGGTGACGAACTTCTCGCTGGGCATCGCGGGCCTCAACGGCTTCTTCGACCAGGCGAACACCGGCAAGAGCAATGGCGTGGCGCCCACGCCCATGTCCCCCGCCCTGATGCCGGCGGTGGGCGGCGGCTACACGGCGCCCCGCCACTGAGGCGGGACGTCACGACTGCGCGGCGACGAGGGCGGCGTTGGCCCGGGCCATGGGCCCCCCTTCATTGGGGATGCGCTCGAAGTCGCCGCGCAGCGCCTTGATGGCGAACTTCTCCAGGTCGATTTCCCGGCGCGTCCGCACGCCGAGCGCGCGGAACAGTTCGGACAGCGGGCTGAAGCCGGACAGGCCGTGCTGGAGCATCAGCGCGCCCGCCGCCGTGCTCAGTCCGCGCCAGCGCCCGCCGTCCCGCCGACCGAGCAACAGGCCCAGCAGGCCCAGGGCCGAGGTCGTCACGGCCACGGCGCGGTGGACGTCCCACTCCCGCTCCAACCGCTCGAGGTAGCGCGACATCTCCGCGCGGTCCCCCTTCTCCGCCATGTACCGGACGCAGCGCTCCACGTGCTCGTCGATGCGCCGGTTGACGACCAGCGGCGCATGGGCGCGGACGGTGTCGGACGACGTCTGGTTCCACGATTCCATTTGGGGCCCTCTCTCCCTGACGCGGCGCGTGCGGTTCTCTTGAAGCTAGGACCGCCGCCGCGCCCCGTGCACAGGCCACGCGGGGAAAGAGGGCCCGCTCCGCCCGGCCGCCTGCCCCGCCAGGGGCCCCTTCACGTCCCATTCCCTCCAGGGATGGGCGAGCAGCCAGGTTGGGCAATCCGTTTCCCTTGCACGCGACCGCGGCGCCCTTCCAGCCGCCGGGAGCGTCCGGTCCCCACCATTCCGCGGCCCCCGAAGCAGGCACAGGCGTTGCTCTGGGCCTGGGTCGATGACTCCTTCCCGACTGCTGCTGTGTCTACCGCTGCTGAGCCTGTGGGCATGTGATGGAACCCAGGTGGATCGGCCTCCTTCAATCCAGGACCCGCCTGGCGTGGAGGAGCCGCAGGTGCCTCCCGGCAACGGGCAGCAGCCTCCCGAGGAGCCTCCTCCCGTCGAGCCGCCACCGGTCGACCCGCCGCCGGTCGACCCGCCTCCCGAGCCTCCACCGCCCGTGCCCGAGGCGGAGCGGCCCTTCCAGATGCCCGCCGTGGCGACCTCGGTGCCGCAGTACGAGCTCCTCATCCCCGAAGAGGCGATGCGCCTGTTCGAGGCGGACGTATGGACGCCCGAGCAGGACGGCCTCTTCAAGGCGAATGGGACGACGTACCGCGTGCAGGTCCGCCTGCGGGGAGCCTCCGCGCGCACCTTCCCGAAGAAGAGCTGGAACGTGAAGTTCGAGGACGGCGTGCGCTTCGAGGGCCGCACCTCCCTCAACCTCGTGGCCGAGTACGCGGACGCGACGCTGCTGGCGGAGAAGATTGCCTTCGACCTGCTGGAGGCGATGCGAGTGCCCGCGTCGAAGGGCACGCTGGTGCGGCTGAACGTCAACGGCCACTACCAGGGCGTGTTCCTGGAAATCGAGCAGGTGAACAAGGCCTTCCTGCGGGCGCACAACTTCCCGGACACCGACGGAACCATCTATCGCTGCGGCTGGAAGGACTGCGAATTCAAGATGGTGAAGGTGCCCTACCAGGGGGACTGGGCCAAGAAGACCAACGAGTCCCAGCCGGACGACAAGCTCTGGGAGATGGTGGGCGCCATCAACCACACGCCCGAGCCCCAGTTCGTCAGTGAGATGGAGAAGCGCTTCCACCTGGAGCACTACCTGCGCGCCATGGTGATGGACGCGCTGATGTCCAACAACTACGTGGAGGATTCAGAGAGCTACTTCATCTACGACCGCGCGGTGGCCAAGTGGTCCTACGTCCCGTGGGACCTCAACAACGTGGACTCGCGCTGGTGGTACCCCATCAGCGTGGAGGACATGAGCCAGAGCACCAGCAACATGCGCCACCCGCTGTTCTCCTTCACCCTCCAGGATGCCTGGGTGGAGAAGATGTACGAGCAGCGCAAGCTGGAGACGGCGTCGTACCCGGGCTACCTGCCGGTGTTCTCCAACCTGGCCACGCGCGTGGTGATGAACCCGGTGCTGCGTGAGCGACTGGGCGCCCGGCTGGACAAGGCGATGGAGGAGCTCTTCGTGAGCGAGGTCATGGACGCGCACATCGACAAGCTGCACGCGCTCATCGACCCGCACATGAAGGACGACCCCTTCATGGACTACGGCCGCTTCACCGCGGGCCGCGCCTACCTGAAGCGGTACGTGCGCGAGCGCCGCGCCTTCATCCTCCGGGAGCTGGAGCGCCACGCGCAGCAGCGGCCCACGCTGGTGTTCGAGGCCGTCCACCCGCGCGAGGGCTGGGTGGAGGTGGGCAACCGCACCGCCGCGCCCGTGTCCCTGGCGGGCATGGTGCTGACCACGCAACTGCGCATCAGCCTGGCGCCGTCGCCCAGCCACCCACCCACGGAGGTCCGCTCGCCCATTGGCGCCGTGCTGCCAGCGCTGACGGTGGCCCCGGGCCAGCGCGTGCGCATCCACACCGCGCCGCTCGGCATCCTGATGCCCGCCAACGGCGAGATTGGCCTGTTCGACGGGCGCTCCGTGGTGGGCGTGAAGGACCTGCTCTTCTACGGCGACCTGGGCGCGGGCAAGCGCTACGAGCGCGGCGCGGAAGGCTGGGAGGTGCGCTGAGCGAGGCACGTCGCGAACAGTGAGGGGGCCGTGCGGCCCCTTCGTCCGGAACCCACGGGCGGGCTCCGCACGGGACGCAGCGCCCTGTCACGGTGAACCGAAGCGCGACGAAACGGGACGCGGCGCTCCTGGAAACGGGGCGCCGCGTTTCACGTTACTGCCGCAAGCGCACCACCAGCGTCCGCTTCGCCGTCAGGCCCCGGTCGTCCGTCACGAGAATCTCGTGCGAGCCCACCGACGGCGTCCACCACAGGCGCTCATCCGCGCGCGCCGTCCCCAGCAGCGCGCCGTTCACGAACCACGTCAGCTCCCGCTCGTGCGAGGCCTCCGCCTCCAGCGGCACCTCCTGCTGTGAAGCGGGCACGCCGGGAATCAGGATGGCCACCTGCCCCGGCGCCGGGGACACGATGGCGGGCGCGGACCGGGCGCCTCCAGGCTCGCAGCCGGGCGCCGCTGGCGGGGGTTCGGGCAGGCGCCGGTGCTGGTCCTCCAACCAGCGGCGGATGGTCGCGGGCCAGGACACGTACACCCGCGTCTCCGTCTTCCGCCCTTCCCTGCACATGGGTCCCACCGACAGCCCCGTGACCACGTCCACCTCCACGTGCTGGTGGTAGGGGCAACGCGCCGTGGGCACCGCCGAGCGCCGCGCGTACACGTGCTTGCGCTGGACGCACGCATCCGTCGGCAGGTGCCCTGAATAGGCGCACACCTCCACGTACGCGAGGTCCTCCGGCGGATGCAGGGTCTCGTCCTCCTGCTGGGCCAGGCCCCGCGGACCCACGCCCTCCAGGATGTCGAACAGCACGGGCCCCGCGGCGTCCGCGCCCACCAGGTGCACGCTGGGCGTGTGGTCGAAGTTCCCCAGCCAGACGACCGCCGTGTGACGGGGACCGGAGCCCGCGGCCCACGCATCCCGGTGGCCAAAGCTCGTCCCCGTCTTCCAGTGCACGCGCGCCGGCATGCCCGTCAGCCGCCGCCGCTCCGGGAAGTCCGGGCGGTCGCGCAGGGCCAGGGCCCGGCGCGTCAGCCACGCGGCGCCCGGGGACAGCACCTGGGCGGGTTGCCCCGGAGGAGGCTCGCCCATGAGGAGGCGCAGCGCGGGCGCATGCCCGTCCCCCGCCAGCGCCACGTACACACCGGCCAGCTCCAGCGGCGTCATCTCGATGCCGCCCACCGCCGCGGAGAGACCGTAGAAGCCCGGGTCCTGCACCAGACTGGTGACGCCCGACGCGCGCAGGGTGCCCAGGAAGCGCTCCACGCCCACGCGCTCCAACAGCCGCACGAAGGGCATGTTGAGGGATTGCGACAGCGCGTACTCCAGCCGCACCAGGCCCTGGAAGCGGCCGTCGAAGTTGCGCGGCGCGTAGCCGCCATAGGCCGTGGGCACGTCCGCCACCAACTGCTCCGGCACCACCATCCCCAGGTCGATGCCCATCGCGTACAGCAACGGCTTGAGCGCCGAACCCGGCGAGCGCGGCGTGGCGAAGCCGGCAATCTGTCCGCCGTGCTTCGCGTCGAAGAAGTCGAAGTTGCCCACCAGCGCGAGCACCTCCGCCTGCTGACGGTCCACCACCACCGCCGTGCCGTTGTGGATGCCCCGCTGCGCCAGCCCCACGGCCGCGTCGCGCATCAACCGCTCCACCATCCGCTGGGTGCCCACGTCCAGCGTGGTGTGCAGCCGGGCCTGCTTCGGATGCTGGGCGCGCAGCCACACCGCCACGTGCGGCGCCTCGCGGGGAAACGGCGTCAGCTCCAGGGGCACGGGCGTCGCGTGGACCTCGCTGAGCACCGTTTCAGGGGACACGCGGGCCTCGCCCTGCCCCCGGGGAAGCGCCTCGGCGTCCAGCAGCCGGCGCGCCACGCCGTCCCGCGCCGACCTCAGCCGCGCCGTGTTCTGTTCCGACGGGAAGCGCCGGTTCGGATTCTGCGGCACCGCCAGCAACGTGGAAATCTCCGCCGGGCTCAGGTGCGCCGCGGTGTGGCCGAAGTACGCCAGCGAGGCCGCCTCCACGCCTTCCACGTTGCGCCCGTAGGGGACGAACTGGAGGTACGCCGCCAGCACCTCGCGCTTGGTCAGCCGCACCTCGAGCTGCACCGCCCGGAAGGACTCGATGACCTTCGACGTGAAGGTGCGGGGCCGGGG
This genomic window from Myxococcus hansupus contains:
- a CDS encoding EAL domain-containing protein, with the translated sequence MSDSPARGCDRCQALPSSLEGAGRLFLWSPVGHSQGRLVSCLREARHEVQVRAEARCVVVWVPEGALSALVSNLVAALSQEEARATRALFMVGEAEPGLADYPRVGALQRFVTRTRAGWLVDLLAEQRLTTHFQPIVHAQDTGRIFAYEALMRGREPDGALVPPGRMMQTARDADLLFQLDLAARTTAIREAVTHGLDTHLFINFTPTAIYDANFCLRSTVEAIQAARIPPERVVFEIIETDQTADAEHLRGIVDFYRRSGFQVALDDLGAGFSSLNLIHRLRPDIIKLDMELVRDVHLDPYKGSIVEKLLEIARTLGIRTVAEGIETHEELRWVRAHGVDFVQGYLISRPQSPPVASTPSFTD
- a CDS encoding LVIVD repeat-containing protein, with amino-acid sequence MKRLLAVTSTLALATACGNGNSSEPKAECQLEAIDLSACQLSSLAGVQPEGIWNLNINLNDGGGAAAAMRLSGGGSTTPMLMGFNATERQSTPESFFMASEFQNTSGITVRFAVAGCGSTGPGQMTGIFRRCANGNLDMRGTFEAVRTVRRAGEADATGVELISEVAMPGVMATNVSVSNGLAIVTLGAKGFEIYDVSDPSQPRKVAQHQPSSDYYSTSLLNGQTLYVGSRRNGTVVFDLSNPTKPMQLRSVPESVVEVTSLSMDGNVLYAASPAPNSEVYVYDIATPADPKQLTRYFVEGTEPLAGEVPLSVTAQGGRLYVSNWSFGMSVSDVTTPARPKLLGRFASSASRATAVGQVAGRTLAFDVGEDWGAHLSLLDVGAPATVSRVGEFRMRPDVSVRDVALSGNRVYLAYGQDGLRVVDVSVPGEPRQVGYYNTWRETDAGHGVVFLEGLNKVSVPGDGYIYATDSSRGLLIFRDTVE
- a CDS encoding PD40 domain-containing protein; amino-acid sequence: MPSVNPRPLAAALVVLFLPGLALAQFYVVPRRPGKTPVNSYEFEWRHADILVGPGATGLAEPPDRTAHENPPETPGGANPGAPTTSPEEGNPVGLPPGPAPETTQITPRPESRTDLPGSPPVADAQDTDGGVPVVVPLLPAGEDGGTEDAGALVMMVDGGTDGGSVAAAGTDGGTPDAGNYLMASESDDGGTLLGGGQSVFSGADAGFNYTYAKSLGDKTGGVRFYFYERERMVAERAAPLIEEAYRYLVDQFKYVPTKTFPYILYSSYQEFLQTNLFAVSEGTLGLTSTGEDLKLTLPYLGDHRLFEEVSTHELAHQFTIQKVRTVAEQAKMFGDPLQAIPLWFIEGLAEFYAKRGMDPEAEMLVRDLLVNPDLFKGYAFLDFFSPGPYGYLWIYKVGQVRVSFLEEEYGTGFIQRVLEESPRLTGGSRDSPALKFEDLLERLTGDNPKRISARFENWLKRRAFKTYLASEQSSPALDLLDKAPGYTTAMTSSPNGNVLALRTIVPETGESRLYLMDPRMPDKTAKVTGDGVPGVESLHPISNRSFSLTNDKLAFVAEMTGRDVIYVQDYTHKVERRGADVLVRRNPIRTGIDREVGLSVELDVGGRTAYRIDRHGLLAAYSPAFSPDGRWVAFIGINDAGLRDIYAIDTQAGADAKPLQLTDDVFSEREVTWGPSGIIFTSDATSHRQFNLFRVRPDAPRQVERLTSEERDHTAPLALADGRIFFTAFHNSSSDLHELTKDGRIVRRTDLTTGLFEPGPGPDGSLWVLFHVSGERRPAVIRPPKMLALDVPVEPPPEPPSPLAVRPLTDATAYEPFTRQNLEFGPFFGFAGAGGGGFVGQLFAAASDRMKDHQFLLTLAVYGSFDLTDGFLLYINDKGRSTWGGGLFQSLRFRVDRTFENEGQASQAFFTSGERFFGVLGSLRYPLSTFFFVQGDLSVGGTKYFLDDFTEFELFFPERNAANMELLTPWNARNRAIRFQTEVSGTIGYDTLKYHYATGPLSGSAAMLETTVGVQPFNNEAYGNVRVDAERYFPIYGRANVFIRGGLGTTLGGRYARSYFLSSFDTLRGVNFGDINWLLGRHYVYSTLEVQLPLNDIIRVAFLSDMEAIAGIDAGGVGEGRDDLWNHRVVNAVAGVNLALGPLLLRLHFARPLDVGAAAGRPDPGWVTNFSLGIAGLNGFFDQANTGKSNGVAPTPMSPALMPAVGGGYTAPRH